A genome region from Streptomyces pratensis includes the following:
- a CDS encoding extracellular solute-binding protein, protein MQPPLLSRRRALAGGAGALAAAGALGPLSGCAAPATAAGPGQTVLRYWHLFGGGDGVNMQGMLDDFRAGHPDIALEASTLQWGAPYYTKLGMAGAGGRAPEVAALHLARLAGFAPGRLLDPFDLDLLAEHGVREEDFPPDIWRRGQMGGKQYAVPLDTHPFVLYYQTEICEKAGLMSGGRLKPISGADEFADALRTAKKATGQPGLVTETLGPDCITPWRLFSSFYAQTGGTVLSADGKRLALDDAKALRVLEYLARLVEEGLMVRRVDYAGSIGVFNGGKTAFHLNGEWEISTFKTTGLPFSMTRIPALFGTAATQADCHAFVLPHRKDRGGATNEAAHTLVAWMLKHSVAWAEGGHVPAYLPVLDDPAYLALKPQSEYRTVIDDVALDEPAWFAGSASRLWIELGAVFSGVLTGSRSPRNALTEAKARLRKLLDTRNPLPGASS, encoded by the coding sequence ATGCAACCACCCCTCCTCAGCCGGCGCCGAGCCCTCGCGGGCGGTGCCGGCGCCCTGGCCGCCGCCGGAGCCCTTGGCCCCCTGTCCGGATGCGCCGCGCCCGCGACCGCCGCGGGGCCGGGGCAGACCGTGCTGCGGTACTGGCATCTGTTCGGCGGCGGCGACGGCGTCAACATGCAGGGAATGCTGGACGACTTCAGGGCCGGGCACCCGGACATCGCCCTGGAGGCGTCCACTCTCCAGTGGGGTGCCCCGTACTACACCAAGCTCGGCATGGCGGGTGCCGGCGGCAGGGCCCCCGAGGTCGCCGCCCTGCACCTCGCCCGGCTCGCGGGCTTCGCGCCCGGCCGTCTCCTCGACCCGTTCGACCTCGATCTGCTGGCCGAACACGGTGTGCGGGAGGAGGACTTCCCGCCGGACATCTGGCGCCGGGGGCAGATGGGCGGCAAGCAGTACGCCGTCCCGCTCGACACCCACCCCTTCGTCCTCTACTACCAGACCGAGATCTGCGAGAAGGCCGGGCTCATGTCGGGCGGCCGGCTCAAGCCGATCAGCGGCGCCGACGAGTTCGCCGACGCGCTGCGCACCGCGAAGAAGGCGACCGGGCAGCCGGGACTGGTGACCGAGACGCTCGGACCGGACTGCATCACCCCCTGGCGCCTCTTCTCCAGCTTCTACGCGCAGACCGGCGGCACGGTCCTCTCCGCGGACGGGAAGCGTCTGGCGCTCGACGACGCCAAGGCGCTGCGGGTGCTCGAGTACCTGGCCCGGCTCGTCGAGGAGGGGCTGATGGTGCGCCGTGTCGACTACGCGGGGTCCATCGGCGTGTTCAACGGCGGGAAGACCGCCTTCCACCTCAACGGTGAATGGGAGATCAGCACCTTCAAGACCACCGGCCTTCCGTTCTCCATGACCCGCATCCCCGCGCTCTTCGGGACCGCGGCCACACAGGCCGACTGCCATGCCTTCGTCCTCCCGCACCGGAAGGACCGCGGTGGAGCCACGAACGAGGCCGCGCACACCCTCGTCGCCTGGATGCTGAAGCACTCCGTGGCCTGGGCCGAGGGCGGGCACGTGCCCGCGTATCTTCCGGTGCTCGACGACCCCGCCTACCTCGCCCTGAAGCCGCAGTCCGAATACCGCACGGTGATCGACGACGTGGCGCTGGACGAACCCGCGTGGTTCGCCGGCTCAGCCTCCCGGCTGTGGATCGAGCTCGGCGCCGTGTTCTCAGGCGTCCTCACCGGCTCCCGAAGCCCGCGCAACGCCCTGACCGAGGCCAAGGCCCGGCTGCGGAAACTCCTCGACACCCGCAACCCCCTTCCGGGAGCTTCGTCATGA
- a CDS encoding type III polyketide synthase gives MTRIAAVHGVLPPHRHAQEDVTDMVARVCLPAGADRRVLDRIHANAGVRTRNTVLPLERYGELDGFGAANDVFIREAVDLGAEAVLGALRKAGLRPADVDLLMFTSVTGIAAPSVDARLVGRLGLRPDVKRLPVFGLGCVAGAAGVARLHDYLLGRPGQVAVLLSVELCSLTFQRDDASPANLVATALFGDGAAAAVLVGGGHSTQADGPEVVDTRSRLYPDTGHVMGWEIRGSGFTVVLDPAVPDVVRRYLAEDVTGFLDRHGLKPKDVARWVCHPGGPKVLEAVADVLSLSEGALDVTRRSLKEAGNLSSSSVLHVLRDTMERRRPEPGSPGLLMAMGPGFCCELVLLRW, from the coding sequence GTGACCAGGATCGCGGCTGTCCACGGAGTCCTGCCGCCGCACCGCCATGCCCAGGAGGACGTCACCGACATGGTGGCGCGCGTGTGCCTGCCCGCAGGGGCCGACCGCCGTGTGCTGGACCGCATCCACGCGAACGCGGGCGTGCGCACCCGGAACACGGTGCTGCCCCTGGAGCGCTACGGGGAACTGGACGGCTTCGGGGCGGCGAACGACGTGTTCATCCGTGAGGCCGTGGACCTGGGAGCCGAAGCCGTCCTGGGTGCCCTGCGCAAGGCCGGGCTGCGACCCGCCGACGTGGACCTGCTGATGTTCACCTCGGTCACCGGCATCGCGGCACCCTCCGTCGACGCACGGCTCGTCGGGCGCCTGGGCCTGCGCCCCGACGTGAAGCGGCTGCCCGTGTTCGGACTGGGATGCGTCGCCGGAGCCGCCGGGGTGGCGAGGCTGCACGACTACCTGCTCGGCCGGCCAGGACAGGTTGCCGTACTGCTCTCGGTCGAACTCTGCTCCCTGACCTTCCAGCGCGACGACGCGAGCCCCGCCAACCTGGTCGCCACAGCGCTGTTCGGAGACGGCGCCGCGGCCGCGGTACTCGTCGGCGGCGGCCACTCGACACAGGCCGACGGCCCTGAGGTGGTGGACACCCGCAGCCGGCTGTACCCGGACACCGGACACGTCATGGGCTGGGAGATCCGGGGATCCGGCTTCACCGTGGTGCTCGACCCGGCCGTGCCCGACGTCGTACGCCGGTATCTCGCCGAGGACGTCACCGGCTTCCTGGACCGGCACGGGCTGAAACCGAAGGATGTCGCCCGCTGGGTGTGCCACCCCGGCGGCCCGAAGGTCCTGGAGGCCGTCGCCGACGTCCTGTCCCTGTCCGAGGGAGCCCTGGACGTCACCCGCCGCTCGCTGAAAGAGGCCGGCAACCTCTCGTCCTCCTCCGTCCTGCACGTCCTGCGGGACACGATGGAGCGACGGAGGCCCGAGCCCGGGAGCCCCGGTCTGCTGATGGCCATGGGGCCCGGCTTCTGCTGTGAACTGGTGCTGCTGCGCTGGTAG
- a CDS encoding carbohydrate ABC transporter permease: MSGSATVTTRSAPRSERPAEAGGRRPRWTRGRIVLLVVALLLTAAWLLPLAWAVATSLKPEGDTTKTPLSWIGSRVTFDAYSKVWESGDLMIWLMNSAYISVMTTLLTVVTCAMAAYGFTRTDFRGRRLLYGLVLAGIMVPPQVLIAPLFREMVQLGLVDTYWGVILPQVAVPAMVFILVKFFEGVPRELEEAAFVDGAGRWRVFWTIVIPLSRPVLAAVAIFTFISTWNNFLWPFLVTTDPGGMTLPVGLVNVQSTFGVRYAQIMASLVIAGMPLLIVFAFFQRQIVRGIAHTGLAGQ, from the coding sequence GTGAGCGGTTCCGCCACCGTCACCACCCGATCCGCCCCACGGTCCGAGCGGCCCGCCGAGGCCGGGGGCCGACGCCCCCGCTGGACGCGGGGCAGGATCGTCCTGCTCGTCGTCGCCCTGCTCCTCACCGCCGCCTGGCTCCTCCCGCTGGCCTGGGCTGTCGCCACCTCCCTGAAACCGGAGGGCGACACCACGAAGACACCGCTCTCCTGGATCGGCTCGCGCGTCACCTTCGACGCGTACAGCAAGGTCTGGGAGTCGGGCGACCTGATGATCTGGCTCATGAACTCGGCGTACATCTCCGTCATGACCACCCTGCTGACCGTCGTGACCTGCGCGATGGCCGCATACGGTTTCACCCGCACCGACTTCAGGGGCCGGCGGCTGCTCTACGGGCTGGTGCTCGCGGGCATCATGGTGCCCCCGCAGGTGCTCATCGCGCCCCTGTTCAGGGAGATGGTCCAGCTCGGCCTCGTCGACACCTACTGGGGTGTGATCCTGCCCCAGGTCGCCGTGCCCGCCATGGTGTTCATCCTGGTCAAGTTCTTCGAGGGCGTACCGCGCGAACTGGAGGAAGCGGCCTTCGTCGACGGCGCCGGCCGCTGGCGGGTGTTCTGGACGATCGTCATACCGCTGTCCCGGCCCGTACTGGCGGCCGTGGCGATCTTCACCTTCATCTCCACCTGGAACAACTTCCTGTGGCCGTTCCTCGTGACCACCGACCCCGGCGGCATGACGCTGCCCGTCGGCCTCGTCAACGTCCAGTCGACCTTCGGGGTGCGGTACGCCCAGATCATGGCCTCGCTGGTGATCGCGGGAATGCCGCTCCTGATCGTCTTCGCCTTCTTCCAGCGACAGATCGTGCGGGGCATCGCGCACACCGGTCTCGCCGGCCAGTAG
- a CDS encoding carbohydrate ABC transporter permease gives MTSTTAAAPTPVAKSAGHAAGRPARGVRRKWTEHGLVFIAPFFLVYAMFLIWPLISGLGMSLTSENITGSGGEFVGLDNYAEAVRDPEVWSSLWNTVWFTVLSTVPLVVVGLVLALLAHQLQVVQWLWRLSWFAPFLLPSGVVCLLFLNMILPSDFGLADQMLAAVGLTPEIGWLTDERYAMLSIVATTVWWTVGFNFLLYLAALQAIPAHLYEAAELDGAGAWNRLLHITLPMLRRTTGLVVVLQVLASLKIFDQVYIMTGGGPDESTRPILQYVYQQGFTGYRIGYASAVSYIFFALILTVSLVQPLLSRRRAEEAAK, from the coding sequence ATGACCTCCACCACCGCGGCGGCGCCGACACCCGTGGCGAAGTCCGCCGGCCACGCGGCCGGGCGTCCGGCCCGCGGCGTGCGCAGGAAGTGGACCGAACACGGTCTCGTGTTCATCGCTCCCTTCTTCCTCGTGTACGCCATGTTCCTGATCTGGCCGCTGATATCCGGCCTGGGCATGAGCCTCACCAGCGAGAACATCACCGGCAGCGGAGGGGAGTTCGTCGGCCTCGACAACTACGCCGAGGCGGTGCGTGACCCCGAGGTGTGGTCGTCACTGTGGAACACCGTCTGGTTCACGGTCCTGTCCACCGTCCCCCTCGTCGTCGTCGGTCTCGTACTGGCCCTGCTCGCCCACCAGTTGCAGGTGGTGCAGTGGCTGTGGCGGCTCAGCTGGTTCGCCCCCTTCCTGCTGCCGTCCGGCGTCGTCTGCCTGCTGTTCCTGAACATGATCCTGCCGTCGGACTTCGGTCTCGCCGACCAGATGCTCGCCGCCGTCGGCCTGACACCGGAGATCGGATGGCTGACCGACGAGCGGTACGCCATGCTCAGCATCGTGGCGACGACCGTCTGGTGGACCGTCGGCTTCAACTTCCTGCTGTACCTCGCCGCCCTCCAGGCCATCCCGGCACATCTGTACGAGGCCGCGGAACTGGACGGGGCGGGCGCCTGGAACCGGCTGCTGCACATCACCCTGCCGATGCTGCGCCGCACCACCGGTCTGGTCGTGGTCCTCCAGGTACTCGCCTCGCTGAAGATCTTCGACCAGGTCTACATCATGACCGGCGGCGGTCCCGACGAGTCCACCCGGCCGATCCTCCAGTACGTCTACCAGCAGGGCTTCACGGGATACCGCATCGGCTACGCCTCCGCCGTCTCGTACATCTTCTTCGCCCTGATCCTGACCGTCTCCCTGGTGCAGCCGCTGCTGTCCCGGCGCCGAGCTGAGGAGGCCGCGAAGTGA
- a CDS encoding UbiA family prenyltransferase encodes MDTTDRPAARVPAPRLPHSPAGLALACHPGPVAAVTALVTALAVSSGPGGGRWALIAAAVLTGQLSVGWCNDAFDARRDAAAGRPGKPVARGAVSRGAAWSAAFTALVSCVGLSLACGASAGTAHLAGVAAAWAYNLKLKETVLSWLPYAVGFGSLPCLVTLSLPGSPWPAWWAVAAGALLGVAAHLGDVLPDIEADLRAGIRGLPQRLGPARTRLLLPLPPAAATAVLVLAPPGAPGGTGAVVLTGVALLTVVATVVHSGRRPVRTWRKAALAGTVVVASADVTLLLARSTEIT; translated from the coding sequence GTGGACACCACGGACCGGCCGGCGGCGCGCGTTCCCGCCCCGCGCCTGCCGCACTCACCGGCGGGGCTCGCACTCGCCTGTCATCCTGGTCCGGTCGCGGCGGTGACCGCCCTCGTCACCGCACTGGCCGTCAGCTCCGGCCCCGGAGGCGGCCGTTGGGCCCTGATCGCCGCGGCCGTCCTGACCGGACAGCTCTCGGTGGGCTGGTGCAACGACGCGTTCGACGCCCGTCGCGACGCGGCGGCCGGGCGGCCGGGGAAGCCGGTGGCGCGGGGGGCGGTGAGCCGGGGTGCGGCGTGGAGCGCGGCGTTCACCGCGCTGGTGTCGTGCGTGGGGCTGTCGCTCGCCTGCGGCGCCTCGGCGGGTACGGCGCATCTGGCCGGGGTCGCTGCGGCGTGGGCGTACAACCTGAAGCTCAAGGAGACGGTGCTGTCCTGGCTTCCGTACGCCGTCGGCTTCGGGAGCCTCCCGTGCCTGGTCACCCTGAGCCTGCCCGGAAGCCCCTGGCCTGCCTGGTGGGCGGTGGCGGCGGGTGCGCTGCTCGGTGTCGCCGCCCATCTCGGCGATGTGCTGCCGGACATCGAGGCGGATCTGCGCGCGGGGATCCGCGGCCTGCCCCAGCGGCTGGGCCCGGCCCGCACCCGGCTCCTGCTGCCCCTCCCGCCGGCGGCTGCCACGGCGGTGCTGGTCCTGGCACCCCCGGGCGCGCCGGGCGGTACGGGTGCGGTCGTCCTGACAGGGGTCGCTCTCCTCACCGTGGTGGCGACGGTGGTGCACTCCGGTCGGCGGCCGGTCAGGACCTGGCGCAAGGCGGCGCTCGCCGGGACGGTGGTGGTGGCCTCGGCGGACGTGACGCTGCTGCTCGCGCGGAGCACGGAGATCACCTGA
- a CDS encoding isoprenylcysteine carboxyl methyltransferase family protein, which produces MIWYTALVLAVAAERLAELAVALRNARWSLARGGTEAGRGHYPVMVALHTALLAACLAEAWLAGRPFLPWSGWAMVAVVAAAQGLRWWCVRTLGRRWNTRVIVVPGLPLVTGGPYRWMRHPNYVAVAAEGAALPLVHGAWVTAVLFTVLNAALMTVRIRCEDGALDRLAGADAHA; this is translated from the coding sequence ATGATCTGGTACACGGCCCTGGTGCTGGCCGTCGCCGCCGAACGCCTCGCCGAGCTCGCCGTGGCGCTGCGCAACGCCCGCTGGAGCCTGGCCCGGGGCGGTACCGAAGCCGGCCGTGGGCACTACCCGGTGATGGTGGCCCTGCACACCGCGCTGCTCGCCGCCTGCCTCGCCGAGGCATGGCTGGCCGGCCGCCCGTTCCTGCCTTGGTCCGGCTGGGCCATGGTCGCCGTGGTGGCCGCCGCACAAGGACTGCGATGGTGGTGCGTCCGCACCCTGGGGCGCCGCTGGAACACCCGGGTCATCGTCGTCCCGGGCCTGCCCCTGGTCACCGGTGGGCCCTACCGGTGGATGCGCCACCCCAACTACGTGGCGGTCGCCGCCGAAGGGGCTGCTCTGCCCCTGGTCCACGGAGCCTGGGTGACCGCGGTCCTGTTCACCGTGCTCAACGCGGCGCTCATGACCGTACGCATCCGGTGCGAGGACGGCGCGCTGGACCGTCTCGCGGGAGCGGACGCACACGCGTGA
- a CDS encoding NAD(P)/FAD-dependent oxidoreductase, whose product MIDILVAGGGPAGLAAAIRAATAGLEAVVVEPRPLPVDKACGEGIMPSGVAALSALGVTPAGRRLQGIRYIEGARRAEATFRGQPGLGVRRTELHSALHRRACELGVRVVPGRVGEVRQGNDSVTAAGLTARWLIAADGLHSPVRRALGLERPGPAPRRYGLRRHYRIAPWTDFVEVHWSREGEAYVTPVGEGLVGVAVLSRHRRSHEQHLSAFPALARTLRGLEAGPVRGAGPLRQAASAPRAGRVLMAGDAAGYVDALTGEGIALAAATASAAVDCLVAGRPDAYPAKWARLTRRHRLLTRALLGAAGHPLTAGLIVPAAQRLPPLFNAAVRALQ is encoded by the coding sequence GTGATCGACATCCTGGTGGCGGGCGGCGGACCGGCCGGCCTGGCGGCGGCGATCCGGGCCGCCACGGCCGGCCTGGAGGCCGTCGTCGTCGAACCCCGCCCCCTGCCCGTCGACAAGGCCTGCGGCGAGGGAATCATGCCGAGCGGAGTGGCCGCCCTGAGCGCGCTCGGGGTCACTCCGGCCGGCAGACGGCTCCAGGGCATCAGATACATCGAGGGTGCCCGGCGGGCAGAGGCGACCTTCCGGGGCCAGCCGGGACTCGGCGTCCGGCGGACCGAACTCCACTCCGCCCTGCACCGCCGGGCCTGCGAGCTGGGAGTACGCGTCGTCCCCGGCCGGGTGGGGGAGGTGCGCCAAGGGAACGACAGCGTCACGGCGGCGGGGCTGACGGCCCGCTGGCTGATCGCCGCCGACGGCCTGCACTCACCGGTCCGCCGGGCGCTCGGTCTGGAGCGTCCCGGCCCCGCACCGCGCAGATACGGACTGCGACGCCACTACCGGATCGCCCCCTGGACGGACTTCGTGGAAGTCCACTGGTCACGCGAAGGCGAGGCGTATGTGACGCCGGTGGGGGAAGGGCTGGTCGGCGTCGCCGTGCTCAGCCGCCACCGCCGTTCCCACGAGCAGCACCTCTCGGCCTTCCCCGCTCTGGCCCGTACGCTCCGCGGCCTGGAAGCGGGCCCCGTACGCGGCGCGGGCCCCCTGCGCCAGGCGGCGAGCGCACCGAGAGCCGGACGGGTCCTGATGGCCGGTGACGCGGCCGGCTACGTCGACGCACTCACCGGCGAGGGCATCGCGCTGGCGGCGGCCACCGCGTCGGCGGCCGTCGACTGCCTCGTCGCGGGCCGGCCCGATGCCTACCCGGCGAAGTGGGCTCGGCTGACGCGGCGTCACCGTCTGCTCACCCGAGCTTTGCTGGGCGCGGCGGGGCATCCGCTGACCGCCGGACTGATCGTGCCCGCCGCGCAGCGGCTGCCCCCGTTGTTCAACGCCGCGGTCCGCGCGCTCCAGTAG